In Taeniopygia guttata chromosome 2, bTaeGut7.mat, whole genome shotgun sequence, one genomic interval encodes:
- the LOC100231542 gene encoding uncharacterized protein, producing MEIETADEVAIVGIGCNFPGGSGVDNFWKVLEEGKNCTVEIPPERFNVKEWYDADGNKPGKICTTRAALLDEFNSFDNHLFGINNMEAERMDPQQKLLIECTYKALEDAGVPVESVSGTKTGVFIGLMNRDYEIITSRDVNEINHYDGTGTAMSIAANRISFTFNLTGPSLTIDTACSSFLFALHYALRAIKSGDCEAAICGGVSCIIDPRTFVSLSKAKMISPDGISKPFSKKADGYGRGEGCGVVFLKPLKKAKEDHSKIWGVINISAVNQNGRSTTPITRPSQKEQENLLRSIYESRVDPAVVQYIEAHGTGTAAGDPTEAESLGNVISKNRSSRVPILKIGSVKGNIGHTESAAGAAALIKVLLMMHHGKIVPSLHYSKEMSSIDTEKLNLAVATAVEPWEGSSEYGRVGGINCFGFGGTNAHVVVRQVKQPEPLPAFKKPLELVLLSAASPKSLQMTMADTAEQLSTRNSVTLPSLAYTSACRRSHASYRYRKAFVTNSLQHLQQELKLAASTEPAMSKVEPQLVFVFCGNGVTLKEFSEALLSSEPVFRDKCKEIEDLFQQHAAISLLPASNRNPKDLLNPELSQPLLFALQVAVASLLKHWGIKPVAVVGHSVGEVAAAHIAGYLSLADAVKVIYHRSRLQAKTASGRMLVVGNIPVEEIAARLHPYSGKVCIAAFNSPISCTLSGSVEAVEAVQRELAEAFRQRNIFLHVLNVPAAYHSPSMDVILEELEEQIEPLERQKGEMEVISTLTGEAASENDFAQGKFWAQHTRKPVAFTQAIQTAARGRENVVFVEISPHRALQRSIKETLGKGTKVLSSLQTDAEYQTLFTLVGNLFELGFNPSWQHFYDGYQSVPVAIPQYQFDHQKLMNCLDIHRQTNQRGVSSSHPLIYSINSDNVELGCLVSQDTTPYLYEHKNHGVALVPGAFYVELGLASVMSRSEPKVPLSTCQLSISFSAPCVLTQNSQVLSIKLSSQKAMTTFEVLSSSNAVYAAGQVAKGLEGVVEESSISFQAIYRRCRSVISKEELYEALSQVGFQYGSIFRQLSDVHYCQELKEAITSIKVNEEIARDMYSYCIHPVLLDCFLQMTAVLTSRTLPSRAGFPSGIGSLVVLRPLEEEMMIYMRMSKSTGNCLEVCGCFVDKHGSVLAELKRVAITFMKESSLRDNEFLFENKWKEVSLSQTIAHLGFKPRVLVFADKFGIAEQLKKYLHPTSRYVMYEGWECLLEGDIQNKMRAEVKDYDEILFLWGIQKLNEDSPRKAVDQLAKCCETYRQVVVALKEKTSRCSIRVITYRTTERYVDHVNCGFALYGMTRTCTVEVPEITFQLIDLSSFTSLDISVLADVLVKYQGGDYPEVCISQGRIYVSEIRRTPCVDADYIQPVRSLQKSQSFTLFTSDPYTAKDLSGELSTGAATQLDKQSVEIQVDKICLHSEDYFPISVSSCSFGNTLYWNSQAGDKHRLLALDFSGTVTATGSDVKKVKVGDHVVSCYPTAASSRVQIPGTVCLNARKFPFLQNVPCLSYFIIAWEIFTQRLPKGKHGRTLGIITTEPSSVLCHVLSAAAEEMGWRTVLAKPTPNVFLCTNLCNALVILPPVNRLSQEDLAHMYLLKDVVIVCGSQQSECIQNVSEIDNENISFHILAVASLFRKAPLKEVQKTVHAWISSMDMKQFRHLSGSVFQQTENFEGLNSVMSYFTCTSVPLAVLGRQKDISVLSDIPLYEPQKQLFKQNAVYVVAGGLTGLGFETVKFIAENGGGCIAILSRRIPSSEKQEELRALQQQYKGSKVVSVQCDVASTSDVEKAFQSIANTFVGSPIKGVFQSAVALHDGRLEVLKLADFHKVLSPKVAGTLNLHWATRDQELDYFVCYSSVTSFLGNATQTNYAAANSFLDVFCLYRRNCGLSGQAINWGALNLGILLNQNYIQSILRSKGIDILQVHEIHDYLRKTLLINNAQQAVVKLNFQALYNHVFTQITSLKSRFISLISEDFKIKIETFEETEVPETAFLKSEDYITSLVSDLTGVKAEELTMNTPLSSLGIDSMLAMTIQNRVFQERKVDIPLVKLLDPHTTLSSLVVVLEERSDANGTVENKNDVIENAENGSWL from the exons ATGGAGATCGAGACTGCAGATGAAGTTGCTATTGTTGGAATAGGATGCAACTTTCCTGGAG GAAGTGGAGTTGACAATTTCTGGAAAGTCCTGGAAGAAGGCAAAAACTGCACTGTAGAAATCCCCCCTGAGAGATTTAATGTCAAGGAGTGGTATGATGCAGATGGCAACAAGCCAGGAAAAATCTGTACCACACGAGCTGCTCTTCTTGATGA ATTTAATTCATTTGACAACCATCTGTTTGGGATTAATAATATGGAAGCAGAACGCATGGATCCACAACAGAAATTACTGATAGAGTGCACATACAAAGCCCTGGAGGATGCAGGAGTTCCTGTGGAATCTGTCAGTGGCACCAAAACAGGTGTTTTCATTG GTCTCATGAATCGAGACTATGAAATCATAACCAGCAGAGATGTGAATGAAATAAATCATTATGATGGTACTGGAACAGCAATGAGCATTGCTGCCAACAGGATCTCTTTCACATTTAATCTGACTGGACCCTCTCTGACTATCGACACTGCGTGTTCgtcttttctttttgctctgcACTACGCCTTGCGAGCCATTAAATCAG GAGACTGTGAGGCAGCAATCTGTGGTGGGGTGAGCTGCATCATCGATCCCCGCACCTTTGTATCTCTCAGTAAAGCCAAAATGATCTCTCCAGACGGCATAAGCAAACCCTTCTCCAAAAAAGCAGATGGCTATGGAAGGGGAGAAGGCTGCGGTGTTGTTTTCCTCAAACCACTGAAAAAG GCAAAGGAAGACCACAGCAAAATCTGGGGTGTGATAAACATCAGTGCAGTCAATCAGAACGGCAGGTCCACGACTCCAATCACGAGACCATCTCAAAAAGAGCAGGAGAACTTACTGCGCAGCATTTATGAAAGTCGTGTTGATCCCGCAGTTGTGCAGTACATTGAAGCCCATGGCACAGGAACTGCTGCTGGAGATCCTACAGAAGCGGAGAGCCTGGGCAATGTCATTAGCAAAAACAGGTCATCCCGAGTTCCCATTCTGAAAATTGGTTCAGTGAAAGGAAATATTGGACACACTGaatcagctgctggagcagctgcattAATCAAAGTGCTCCTGATGATGCATCACGGAAAGATTGTTCCATCCTTGCATTACTCAAAGGAGATGAGCAGTATCGATACAGAGAAATTAAACCTTGCTGTTGCCACAGCTGTAGAGCCCTGGGAAGGATCTAGTGAGTATGGAAGAGTAGGTGGCATCAACTGCTTTGGATTTGGAGGAACCAATGCTCATGTTGTAGTCAGACAGGTGAAGCAGCCAGAGCCTCTTCCTGCCTTTAAGAAGCCCCTGGAATTAgttctgctgtcagcagcatCCCCTAAGTCCCTTCAGATGACAATGGCCGACACAGCTGAGCAGCTGAGCACAAGGAACTCCGTAACTCTCCCAAGCCTGGCCTATACATCTGCCTGCAGGAGAAGCCATGCCAGCTACAGGTACCGAAAAGCGTTTGTCACAAACTCCCTCCAACATTTGCAGCAAGAGCTTAAGTTGGCAGCGAGCACGGAACCTGCCATGTCCAAAGTGGAACCACAGCTGGTGTTTGTGTTCTGTGGCAACGGCGTAACGCTGAAGGAGTTCAGTGAGGCACTGCTGAGCTCAGAGCCGGTGTTCAGAGACAAGTGTAAGGAAATAGAAGACCTTTTTCAGCAGCACGCTGCCATCAGCCTCCTGCCAGCAAGCAATCGTAACCCAAAGGACTTGTTGAATCCAGAGCTTTCTCAGCCCTTGCTGTTTGCCCTGCAGGTTGCTGTAGCTTCCCTCCTGAAGCACTGGGGTATTAAGCCCGTTGCTGTTGTTGGCCACTCGGTGGGGGAAGTTGCTGCTGCACATATTGCTGGGTACCTTTCCCTGGCAGATGCAGTCAAAGTGATTTACCACCGGAGCAGGCTGCAGGCAAAGACTGCCAGCGGCAGAATGCTGGTGGTTGGGAACATCCCTGTTGAAGAGATTGCTGCACGCCTGCATCCCTACTCAGGAAAGGTGTGCATTGCTGctttcaacagccccatttccTGCACCTTGTCTGGGAGTGTAGAGGCTGTGGAAGCTGTCCAGAGAGAGTTAGCTGAAGCTTTCAGACAGAGAAACATCTTTCTTCATGTTTTAAATGTTCCAGCGGCGTACCACAGCCCCAGCATGGATGTGATACtcgaggagctggaggagcagatAGAGCCTTTAGAAAGGCAGAAGGGGGAAATGGAAGTGATTTCAACACTGACTGGGGAGGCTGCATCTGAAAATGACTTTGCTCAGGGCAAATTCTGGGCACAGCATACTCGCAAGCCTGTTGCTTTCACACAAGCCATCCAAactgcagccagaggcagggaaAACGTGGTGTTTGTGGAAATAAGTCCTCACCGAGCACTGCAGAGAAGCATAAAAGAAACGCTAGGGAAAGGCACAAAGGTGTTGTCCTCTTTGCAAACAGACGCAGAATATCAGACGCTCTTCACCCTGGTAGGAAATCTGTTTGAACTGGGATTTAATCCCAGCTGGCAGCACTTTTATGATGGGTATCAAAGTGTTCCAGTGGCCATTCCACAATATCAATTTGATCACCAAAAACTCATGAACTGCCTGGATATCCATCGACAAACAAACCAAAGAGGTGTCAGTTCCAGTCATCCTTTGATTTACAGCATAAATAGTGACAACGTGGAGCTTGGCTGCCTGGTGTCCCAGGACACGACACCGTACTTATATGAGCACAAGAACCATGGGGTGGCCTTAGTCCCTGGTGCTTTCTATGTGGAGCTTGGTCTGGCCTCTGTGATGAGCAGGTCAGAACCTAAAGTGCCTCTGAGCACTTGCCAGCTGAGTATCAGTTTTTCTGCGCCGTGTGTTCTTACACAGAATTCCCAAGTGCTGAGTATCAAGCTGAGTTCGCAAAAAGCCATGACAACCTTTGAGGTTCTCTCTTCCTCCAACGCAGTTTATGCTGCTGGCCAAGTGGCAAAGGGGCTTGAAGGAGTGGTGGAAGAAAGTAGCATCTCCTTCCAAGCCATCTATCGAAGATGCAGGTCGGTGATTAGCAAAGAGGAGCTTTATGAAGCACTGTCTCAGGTTGGCTTTCAGTATGGCTCCATATTCAGGCAGCTCAGTGATGTGCATTATTGCCAGGAGCTAAAGGAAGCTATAACAAGCATCAAGGTGAATGAGGAGATTGCCAGAGACATGTACAGCTACTGTATCCACCCAGTGCTGCTCGactgttttctgcagatgaCCGCTGTCCTGACCTCAAGGACACTGCCGTCCAGAGCAGGCTTTCCTTCCGGGATAGGCAGCCTGGTGGTGCTCCGCCCGCTGGAGGAGGAAATGATGATATACATGAGAATGAGCAAATCCACTGGGAATTGCCTTGAGGTCTGTGGATGCTTTGTGGACAAACACGGCTCAGTTTTGGCTGAGCTCAAGCGAGTTGCCATCACTTTCATGAAGGAATCGTCTTTGAGAGACAATGAGtttctgtttgaaaacaaatggaaagaAGTCTCTCTTTCACAGACAATTGCACATCTGGGGTTTAAGCCCAGAGTCCTGGTGTTTGCAGACAAATTTGGGATAGCTGAGCAGCTCAAAAAATACTTGCATCCTACTTCAAGATATGTTATGTATGAAGGCTGGGAATGCCTTTTGGAAGGGGATATACAGAATAAAATGAGAGCAGAGGTTAAGGATTATGATGAAATTCTCTTCCTGTGGGGAatccaaaaattaaatgaagATTCCCCAAGGAAAGCAGTAGATCAGTTGGCAAAGTGCTGCGAAACCTATCGTCAGGTAGTGGTGGCACTAAAAGAGAAGACGTCCCGCTGTTCCATCAGAGTGATCACCTACAGAACAACAGAGAGATATGTGGACCACGTTAACTGTGGGTTTGCATTGTATGGCATGACCAGAACTTGTACTGTTGAAGTTCCAGAAATCACATTTCAGTTGATTGACCTCAGCTCCTTCACTTCCCTGGACATCTCAGTGTTAGCAGATGTTCTTGTCAAGTACCAAGGTGGGGACTATCCAGAAGTCTGCATCAGCCAAGGAAGAATTTATGTGTCTGAAATCAGACGCACACCTTGTGTAGATGCAGATTACATCCAACCTGTACGATCTCTCCAGAAATCACAATCATTCACTTTGTTCACTTCTGATCCATACACAGCAAAAGACTTGTCTGGGGAATTATCCACCGGCGCTGCTACTCAGCTTGACAAACAGAGTGTTGAAATTCAAGTGGATAAAATTTGTCTGCACTCAGAAGactattttcccatttctgtttCTAGCTGCAGCTTTGGTAATACACTGTATTGGAACTCACAGGCAGGAGACAAACACAGGCTTCTAGCTCTTGATTTCAGTGGCACAGTCACTGCAACAGGCAGTGATGTGAAAAAAGTGAAAGTGGGAGATCATGTGGTTTCATGTTACCCCACTGCTGCATCATCCAGAGTTCAGATTCCAGGAACAGTTTGTCTCAATGCAAGGAAATTCCCATTCCTCCAGAATGTCCCTTGTTTGTCATACTTCATCATTGCATGGGAAATCTTCACTCAGAGATTACCCAAAGGGAAACATGGCAGAACACTGGGTATTATTACTACAGAGCCATCCTCAGTTTTGTGCCATGttctttctgcagcagcagaagagatGGGTTGGAGAACAGTCCTTGCTAAGCCCACTCCTAACGTGTTCCTGTGTACCAACCTGTGCAATGCCCTTGTTATTCTTCCTCCAGTCAACAGACTGTCTCAGGAGGATCTGGCCCACATGTACTTGCTTAAAGATGTTGTCATTGTGTGTGGCAGTCAACAGTCTGAATGTATCCAGAATGTCAGTGAAATTGATAATGAAAACATCAGCTTTCATATCCTTGCCGTTGCCAGCCTTTTCCGGAAAGCACCTCTAAAGGAAGTGCAGAAGACCGTACATGCCTGGATCAGTTCCATGGATATGAAACAGTTTAGACATCTCTCAGGTTCTGTTTTTCAGCAGACTGAGAACTTTGAAGGGCTAAATTCTGTGATGTCCTATTTCACCTGCACTTCTGTCCCCCTTGCTGTTTTGGGAAGGCAGAAGGACATCAGTGTGCTTTCAGATATCCCGCTGTACGAGCCCCAGAAGCAGCTGTTCAAGCAGAACGCTGTTTATGTAGTAGCTGGGGGGCTCACCGGACTTGGCTTTGAAACAGTGAAATTTATAGCTGAGAACGGAGGAGGGTGCATTGCAATTCTCTCCAGGAGAATTCCCAGCAGTGAGAAGCAAGAAGAGTTAAGGGCTTTGCAGCAGCAGTACAAAGGGAGCAAAGTAGTGTCTGTGCAGTGTGATGTGGCTTCGACCAGTGATGTTGAGAAAGCTTTCCAGTCCATTGCCAACACCTTTGTGGGGAGTCCGATCAAAGGCGTGTTCCAAAGTGCTGTTGCTTTACATGATGGCCGCCTTGAAGTGCTGAAGCTGGCTGACTTTCATAAAGTGCTGAGCCCAAAAGTAGCAGGGACCCTAAATCTTCACTGGGCTACCAGAGACCAGGAGCTTGACTACTTTGTGTGCTACTCCTCTGTTACTTCCTTTCTGGGCAATGCCACTCAGACAAACTATGCAGCTGCAAACTCTTTCCTGGATGTCTTCTGCCTCTACAGGAGGAACTGTGGGCTTTCAGGCCAGGCCATTAACTGGGGTGCGTTGAACCTTGGCATTCTCCTCAACCAAAACTACATTCAGAGCATTCTGAGATCCAAGGGCATAGACATTCTGCAAGTACATGAAATTCATGACTATCTCAGGAAGACCTTACTTATAAACAATGCACAACAAGCTGTGGTCAAATTGAACTTTCAAGCTTTGTATAATCATGTTTTTACTCAGATTACTTCTCTCAAAAGTCGCTTCATATCACTTATTTCAGAAGATTTCAAGATCAAGATTGAAACATTTGAGGAAACTGAAGTCCCGGAGACTGCCTTTCTCAAATCTGAGGACTACATCACCTCATTGGTGAGTGACCTCACAGGAGTGAAGGCAGAGGAGCTAACCATGAATACACCACTTTCGTCTTTGGGCATAGACTCTATGTTAGCCATGACAATTCAGAACCGTGTCTTTCAGGAGCGAAAGGTGGACATACCCCTCGTGAAACTGCTTGATCCTCACACAACTCTGTCAAGTTTAGTGGTAGTGTTAGAAGAAAGAAGCGATGCAAATGGAACAGTTGAAAACAAGAATGATGTGattgaaaatgcagaaaatgggAGCTGGCTATAG